A genomic region of Pseudoxanthomonas suwonensis contains the following coding sequences:
- a CDS encoding aldo/keto reductase, with product MQARVFGRTGRRVGEIGFGAWAIGAAWGEVDDTESVAALHAALDAGLDFIDTADVYGDGHSERLIARVLKERGGQRPFVATKAGRRLPQQTVEGYSADNLEGWIDRSLRNLETDCLDLVQLHCPPTDAYYHPELFERMERLVERGKLRNYGVSVERVEEALKAIEYPGVASVQIIYNMFRLRPAELFFREAKRREVAVIARVPLASGLLSGKFGRDTKFAADDHRQFNRHGEAFDVGETFSGVPYEVGLAAVEKLRPLVPEGATLAQLALRWILMDEAVTVVIPGARNVAQALGNIAAAALPALPQATMDAVARVYEADIRPHVHQRW from the coding sequence ATGCAAGCGCGGGTTTTCGGCCGTACCGGCCGCAGGGTTGGCGAGATCGGCTTCGGTGCCTGGGCGATCGGGGCGGCCTGGGGCGAGGTGGACGACACCGAGTCCGTTGCCGCCCTGCATGCGGCTTTGGATGCGGGCCTGGATTTCATCGACACGGCCGACGTCTACGGCGACGGCCACTCCGAGCGTCTGATCGCGCGCGTGCTGAAGGAGCGCGGTGGCCAACGGCCGTTCGTGGCGACCAAGGCCGGGCGCCGCCTGCCGCAGCAGACGGTCGAGGGCTACAGCGCGGACAATCTCGAAGGCTGGATCGATCGCAGCCTGCGCAACCTTGAGACGGACTGCCTGGACCTGGTCCAGCTGCACTGCCCGCCGACCGACGCCTACTACCACCCGGAACTGTTCGAGCGGATGGAGCGGCTGGTCGAGCGCGGCAAGCTGCGCAACTACGGCGTCAGCGTCGAACGCGTCGAGGAAGCGCTGAAGGCGATCGAATACCCGGGCGTGGCCAGCGTGCAGATCATCTACAACATGTTCCGGCTGCGGCCGGCCGAGTTGTTCTTCCGCGAGGCCAAGCGCCGCGAGGTGGCGGTGATCGCGCGGGTGCCGCTGGCCAGCGGCCTGCTCAGCGGCAAGTTTGGCCGCGACACGAAGTTCGCGGCCGACGACCATCGCCAGTTCAACCGCCACGGCGAGGCCTTCGACGTGGGCGAGACCTTCTCCGGGGTGCCGTACGAGGTGGGCCTGGCCGCGGTGGAGAAGCTGCGGCCGCTGGTGCCGGAGGGGGCGACGCTGGCGCAGCTGGCGCTGCGCTGGATCCTGATGGACGAGGCGGTGACGGTGGTCATCCCGGGCGCGCGCAACGTGGCCCAAGCGCTAGGCAACATCGCCGCGGCGGCGCTGCCGGCGCTGCCGCAGGCGACCATGGACGCGGTGGCCCGGGTCTACGAGGCCGACATCCGGCCGCACGTGCACCAGCGCTGGTGA
- a CDS encoding DUF2721 domain-containing protein codes for MDSSNTHAVLAAMLAPAFFLTATASLLLSANNRLARIIDRARTLLRELGGIEDDVERALYERRVALQRLRSLTILRAGQLLYVAISCFVGTSLAVAVDTFTGHRLGSLPIWLAAIGVLAMFAASILLARESTLAVTAINEEMDHRPLQRRTGGS; via the coding sequence ATGGACTCCTCGAACACCCACGCCGTGCTCGCCGCGATGCTGGCGCCGGCCTTCTTCCTGACCGCCACCGCCTCGCTGCTGCTGTCGGCCAACAACCGCCTGGCCCGCATCATCGACCGCGCCCGCACCCTGCTGCGCGAACTGGGCGGGATCGAGGACGATGTCGAGCGGGCGCTGTACGAGCGCCGCGTCGCCCTGCAGCGCCTGCGCAGCCTGACCATCCTGCGCGCCGGCCAGCTGCTGTACGTCGCGATCAGCTGCTTCGTCGGCACCAGCCTGGCGGTGGCCGTCGACACCTTCACCGGGCACAGGCTCGGCTCTCTGCCGATCTGGCTGGCCGCGATCGGCGTGCTGGCCATGTTCGCAGCCAGCATCCTGCTGGCGCGCGAATCGACCTTGGCGGTCACGGCGATCAACGAGGAGATGGATCACCGTCCGTTGCAGCGCAGGACCGGCGGCAGCTGA
- the orn gene encoding oligoribonuclease encodes MAIAAGQDRLVWIDLEMTGLDTGNDSILEIATVVTDSQLQVLAEGPELAIAHPLSALEAMDEWNRNQHRKSGLWQRVVDSDVTLAQAEARTVAFLSQWVPAKASPMCGNSICQDRRFLHRLMPRLEQYFHYRNLDVSTLKELARRWAPDVLAGVRKQSAHTALSDVHDSIEELRHYRRHLAKLAAE; translated from the coding sequence ATGGCCATTGCAGCAGGACAGGACCGCCTGGTCTGGATCGACCTGGAGATGACCGGGCTGGATACCGGCAACGACTCGATCCTGGAAATCGCCACGGTGGTGACCGACTCGCAGCTGCAGGTGTTGGCCGAGGGCCCGGAACTGGCGATCGCCCATCCGCTGTCGGCGCTGGAGGCTATGGACGAGTGGAACCGCAACCAGCACCGCAAGTCCGGGCTGTGGCAGCGGGTGGTCGACAGCGACGTGACCCTGGCCCAGGCCGAGGCGCGCACGGTCGCGTTCCTCAGCCAGTGGGTGCCGGCCAAGGCCTCGCCGATGTGCGGCAACTCGATCTGCCAGGACCGCCGCTTCCTGCACCGGCTGATGCCGCGGCTGGAGCAGTACTTCCACTACCGCAATCTGGACGTGAGCACGCTCAAGGAACTGGCGCGGCGCTGGGCGCCGGACGTGCTGGCGGGCGTGCGCAAGCAGTCGGCGCACACCGCGCTGAGCGACGTGCACGACTCTATCGAGGAGCTGCGGCACTACCGCCGGCACCTGGCGAAGCTGGCGGCGGAGTAG
- the ppsR gene encoding posphoenolpyruvate synthetase regulatory kinase/phosphorylase PpsR — translation MTSIRPVFYISDGTGITAETIGHSLLTQFSGFQFLTDRLAFVDDAEKAREARDRIRASGEQHGVRPIVVNSCVDVQLSMILAESGALMLDVFAPFIEPLERELEQPRQARVGQAHGMVDFETYHRRINAMNYSLTHDDGMAFDYEEADVILVGVSRAGKTPTCVYLALHYGVKAANYPLTDGDLESERLPPRLKAWRRKLFGLTIDPERLQQIRQERRPDSRYARLETCRREVQAAEAMFRMERIPMLSTTHTSIEEISGKVLSTLGLQREMF, via the coding sequence ATGACCAGCATCCGCCCGGTCTTCTACATCTCCGATGGTACCGGTATCACTGCCGAGACCATCGGCCACAGCCTGCTCACCCAGTTCAGCGGTTTCCAGTTCCTGACCGACCGCCTGGCCTTCGTCGACGATGCCGAAAAGGCGCGCGAGGCGCGCGACCGCATCCGCGCCTCGGGCGAGCAGCACGGCGTGCGCCCGATCGTGGTCAATTCCTGCGTGGACGTGCAGCTGAGCATGATTCTGGCCGAGAGCGGCGCGCTGATGCTGGACGTGTTCGCGCCGTTCATCGAACCGCTGGAGCGCGAACTGGAGCAGCCGCGGCAGGCGCGGGTGGGCCAGGCGCACGGCATGGTCGACTTCGAGACCTACCACCGCCGCATCAACGCGATGAACTATTCGTTGACCCACGACGACGGCATGGCCTTCGACTACGAGGAAGCGGACGTGATCCTGGTCGGCGTGTCGCGTGCGGGCAAGACCCCGACCTGCGTCTACCTGGCGCTGCACTACGGGGTGAAGGCGGCCAACTATCCGTTGACCGACGGCGACCTGGAAAGCGAACGCCTGCCGCCGCGGCTGAAGGCGTGGCGACGCAAGCTGTTCGGCCTGACCATCGACCCGGAGCGGCTGCAGCAGATCCGCCAGGAACGCCGGCCGGATTCGCGCTACGCGCGACTGGAGACCTGCCGGCGCGAGGTGCAGGCGGCCGAGGCGATGTTCCGCATGGAGCGCATCCCGATGCTGAGCACCACGCATACCTCGATCGAGGAGATCTCGGGCAAGGTGCTGTCGACGTTGGGGCTGCAGCGGGAGATGTTCTGA
- the tadA gene encoding tRNA adenosine(34) deaminase TadA, with the protein MSDIASNDDSGLGPPDVAADERWMRHAFALADHAEQAFDEIPVGAVLVGADGRLLGEGWNRNIADHDPSAHAEIMAMREAGRTLGNHRLVGSTLYVTLEPCAMCAMALVHARVARLVYGAADPKTGACGSVFDLLADPRHNHRVEVRGGVLGEEAGRRLSNYFRAKRGKPPL; encoded by the coding sequence ATGAGCGACATTGCTTCCAACGACGACAGCGGCCTGGGCCCGCCGGACGTGGCGGCCGATGAACGCTGGATGCGCCATGCCTTCGCCCTGGCCGACCACGCCGAGCAGGCGTTCGACGAGATCCCGGTCGGCGCGGTGCTGGTCGGTGCCGACGGGCGACTGCTGGGCGAGGGCTGGAACCGCAACATCGCCGACCACGATCCCAGCGCACACGCCGAGATCATGGCCATGCGCGAGGCCGGACGGACGCTGGGCAACCATCGCCTGGTCGGCAGCACGCTGTACGTCACCCTGGAGCCCTGCGCGATGTGCGCCATGGCGCTGGTCCATGCGCGGGTGGCGCGGCTGGTTTACGGCGCCGCCGATCCCAAGACCGGGGCCTGCGGCAGCGTGTTCGACTTGCTGGCCGACCCGCGGCACAACCACCGCGTGGAAGTGCGCGGCGGTGTGCTGGGCGAGGAGGCCGGACGCCGGCTGAGCAACTACTTCCGCGCCAAGCGCGGCAAGCCGCCGCTGTAG
- the ppsA gene encoding phosphoenolpyruvate synthase, which translates to MNQNILWLHELRLADLARVGGKNSSLGEMIGNLAGLGVSVPGGFATTAEAFKAFIAHNDLHQRIYDRLATLDVEDVPALTAAGGEIRGWVIDAPLQPDLDRDIREAYVKLSAENGGGDVAVAVRSSATAEDLPDASFAGQQETFLNVTGADDVVHKVKEVFASLYNDRAIAYRVHHGFKHEDVFLSAGVQLMVRSDVGAAGVLFTLDTESGFRDVVFVTASYGLGEMVVQGAVNPDEFYVYKPTLRQGKPAILRRALGSKAIRMVYSDQPGERVRTEDTPAELRSKFSLSDADVQELSKQALVIEQHYGRPMDIEWAKDGVSGKLFIVQARPETVKSRAKATQIERYTLGQRGEVVAEGRAIGQKIGSGVARVVRSLDDMSRVQPGDVLVADMTDPDWEPVMKRAAAIVTNRGGRTCHAAIIARELGVPAVVGTGNALEKIADGQEVTVSCAEGDTGFIYDGTLPFERTTTDLDNMPPAPLKIMMNVANPERAFDFGQLPNAGIGLARLEMIIASHIGVHPKALLEYDRQDAETKKKIDAKVAGYSDPVGFYVDRLAEGIATLTASVAPHPVIVRLSDFKSNEYANLIGGHRYEPEEENPMIGFRGASRYVDPSFADAFALECKAVLKVRNDMGLDNLWVMIPFVRTLEEGRKVVEVLAANGLRQGERGLKIIMMCEVPSNALLADEFLEIFDGFSIGSNDLTQLTLGLDRDSSIVAHLFDERNPAVKKLLSMAIKAARAKGKYVGICGQGPSDHPDLAEWLMAEGIESVSLNPDTVVDTWLRLAKIKAA; encoded by the coding sequence TTGAACCAGAACATCCTGTGGTTGCACGAACTTCGCCTGGCCGACCTGGCCCGCGTTGGCGGCAAGAATTCCTCGCTCGGCGAGATGATCGGCAACCTCGCCGGCCTCGGTGTCTCCGTCCCCGGCGGCTTCGCCACCACCGCCGAAGCCTTCAAGGCCTTCATCGCCCACAACGACCTGCACCAGCGCATCTACGACCGCCTGGCCACGCTGGACGTGGAGGACGTGCCGGCGCTGACCGCGGCCGGCGGCGAGATCCGCGGCTGGGTGATCGACGCGCCGTTGCAGCCGGACCTGGACCGCGACATCCGCGAGGCCTACGTGAAGCTTTCGGCGGAGAACGGCGGCGGTGATGTCGCGGTGGCGGTGCGCTCCTCGGCCACCGCCGAGGACCTGCCCGACGCCTCCTTCGCCGGCCAGCAGGAGACCTTCCTCAACGTGACCGGCGCCGACGATGTCGTGCACAAGGTCAAGGAAGTGTTCGCCTCGCTCTACAACGACCGCGCCATCGCCTACCGCGTGCACCACGGCTTCAAGCACGAGGACGTGTTCCTGTCGGCCGGCGTGCAGCTGATGGTGCGCTCGGACGTGGGCGCAGCCGGCGTGCTGTTCACCCTGGACACCGAGTCCGGCTTCCGCGACGTGGTGTTCGTGACCGCCAGCTACGGCCTGGGCGAGATGGTCGTGCAGGGCGCGGTGAACCCGGACGAGTTCTACGTCTACAAGCCCACCCTGCGCCAGGGCAAGCCGGCGATCCTGCGCCGCGCGCTGGGCAGCAAGGCGATCCGCATGGTCTATTCGGACCAGCCCGGCGAGCGCGTGCGCACCGAGGACACGCCGGCCGAGTTGCGTTCGAAGTTCTCCCTTTCCGACGCCGACGTGCAGGAACTGTCCAAGCAGGCGCTGGTGATCGAGCAGCACTACGGTCGGCCGATGGACATCGAGTGGGCCAAGGACGGTGTCAGCGGCAAGCTGTTCATCGTCCAGGCGCGCCCGGAGACGGTGAAGTCGCGGGCCAAGGCCACCCAGATCGAGCGCTACACGCTGGGCCAGCGCGGCGAGGTCGTCGCCGAAGGCCGCGCCATCGGCCAGAAGATCGGCAGCGGCGTGGCCCGCGTGGTCCGCTCGCTGGACGACATGAGCCGGGTGCAGCCCGGCGACGTGCTGGTCGCCGACATGACCGATCCGGACTGGGAGCCGGTGATGAAGCGCGCGGCGGCGATCGTCACCAACCGCGGCGGTCGCACCTGCCACGCGGCGATCATCGCCCGCGAATTGGGAGTGCCGGCAGTGGTCGGCACCGGCAACGCGCTGGAGAAGATCGCCGACGGCCAGGAAGTGACGGTCAGCTGTGCCGAGGGCGATACCGGCTTCATCTACGACGGTACCCTGCCCTTCGAGCGCACCACCACCGACCTGGACAACATGCCGCCGGCGCCGCTGAAGATCATGATGAACGTGGCCAACCCCGAGCGCGCGTTCGACTTCGGCCAGCTGCCCAATGCCGGCATCGGTCTGGCGCGCCTGGAGATGATCATCGCCAGCCACATCGGCGTGCATCCCAAGGCGCTGCTGGAGTACGACCGCCAGGACGCGGAGACGAAGAAGAAGATCGATGCCAAGGTCGCCGGCTACTCCGATCCGGTCGGCTTCTACGTCGACCGGCTGGCCGAGGGCATCGCCACCCTCACCGCCTCGGTCGCGCCCCACCCGGTGATCGTGCGCCTGTCGGACTTCAAGTCCAACGAATACGCCAACCTGATCGGCGGCCACCGCTACGAGCCGGAGGAAGAGAACCCGATGATCGGCTTCCGCGGCGCCAGCCGTTACGTCGATCCGTCCTTCGCCGACGCCTTCGCCCTGGAATGCAAGGCCGTGCTCAAGGTCCGCAACGACATGGGCCTGGACAACCTGTGGGTGATGATCCCGTTCGTGCGCACCCTGGAGGAAGGTCGCAAGGTCGTCGAAGTGCTGGCCGCCAACGGCCTGCGCCAGGGCGAGCGCGGGCTGAAGATCATCATGATGTGCGAAGTGCCGTCCAACGCGCTGCTGGCCGACGAGTTCCTGGAGATATTCGACGGCTTCTCGATCGGCTCCAACGACCTGACCCAGCTGACCCTGGGCCTGGACCGCGACTCCTCGATCGTGGCCCACCTGTTCGACGAGCGGAACCCGGCGGTCAAGAAGCTGCTGTCGATGGCGATCAAGGCCGCGCGCGCCAAGGGCAAGTACGTGGGCATCTGCGGCCAGGGGCCGTCCGACCACCCCGACCTGGCCGAATGGCTGATGGCCGAGGGCATCGAGTCGGTGTCGCTCAACCCGGACACGGTGGTCGATACCTGGCTGCGGCTGGCGAAGATCAAGGCCGCCTGA